The following proteins are encoded in a genomic region of Bosea beijingensis:
- the mazG gene encoding nucleoside triphosphate pyrophosphohydrolase translates to MKPSREIDGLIAIMAALRTPGSGCPWDLEQDFASVSPYTVEEAYEVADAIARGDKLDLRDELGDLLLQVVFHARMAEEEGSFAFPDVVEAITGKLIRRHPHVFGDARNLSPAEVKVLWHRIKAQEKAARMAAREAAGLPPQAEERGVLAGVPHTLPALTRAWKLQARASTVGFDWNDARLVLDKIREETAEIDEALTGGDKAAIHEEIGDLLFVVANLARHADADPEGCLAAANAKFERRFKAIEEALEAEGRTAKDASLDEMEALWQAVKKREKAAG, encoded by the coding sequence TTGAAGCCTTCTCGCGAGATCGATGGCCTGATCGCGATCATGGCCGCGCTGCGCACACCGGGCAGCGGCTGCCCCTGGGACCTGGAGCAGGATTTCGCCTCGGTCTCGCCCTACACCGTCGAAGAGGCCTATGAGGTCGCCGATGCGATCGCCCGCGGCGACAAGCTCGACCTCAGGGACGAACTCGGCGACCTGCTGCTGCAGGTCGTGTTCCATGCCCGCATGGCCGAGGAGGAAGGCTCGTTCGCCTTCCCCGACGTGGTCGAGGCGATCACCGGCAAATTGATCCGCCGGCACCCGCATGTCTTCGGCGACGCGCGCAATCTCTCGCCTGCCGAGGTGAAAGTGCTCTGGCATCGGATCAAAGCGCAGGAGAAGGCCGCCAGGATGGCCGCACGCGAGGCGGCTGGCCTGCCGCCGCAGGCGGAGGAGCGCGGGGTGCTCGCCGGCGTGCCGCACACCTTGCCGGCGCTGACCCGCGCCTGGAAATTGCAGGCCCGCGCCTCCACCGTCGGCTTCGACTGGAACGATGCCCGCCTCGTGCTCGACAAGATCCGCGAGGAGACGGCCGAGATCGACGAGGCGCTGACCGGCGGCGACAAGGCCGCGATCCATGAGGAGATCGGCGATCTGCTCTTCGTCGTCGCCAATCTCGCGCGCCATGCCGACGCCGACCCGGAAGGCTGCCTCGCCGCAGCCAACGCCAAGTTCGAGCGCCGCTTCAAGGCGATTGAGGAGGCGCTGGAAGCCGAGGGCCGGACGGCGAAGGACGCGAGCCTCGACGAGATGGAAGCGCTCTGGCAGGCGGTGAAGAAGCGGGAGAAAGCGGCCGGATAG
- the hfq gene encoding RNA chaperone Hfq: MAAERAQNLQDTFLNHVRKQKIPLTIFLVNGVKLQGVVTWFDNFCVLLRRDGHSQLVYKHAISTIMPGHPVQLFEPEETDKN, encoded by the coding sequence ATGGCCGCCGAGCGGGCACAGAACCTCCAGGACACCTTCCTCAACCATGTGCGCAAGCAGAAGATCCCGCTGACGATCTTCCTCGTCAACGGCGTCAAGCTGCAGGGCGTCGTCACCTGGTTCGACAATTTCTGCGTGCTGCTGCGCCGCGACGGCCACTCGCAGCTCGTCTACAAGCACGCGATCTCGACCATCATGCCCGGCCATCCGGTGCAATTGTTCGAGCCCGAGGAAACGGACAAGAACTGA
- a CDS encoding two-component system sensor histidine kinase NtrB, producing MPVLVIGEGHAVLYANTAAEDFFQSSAALLKRQRIDDLIAFGSPVLGLIEEVQRRGASVSEYRLDLGTPRLGTDHIVDVFASPLPSQGDAVVLMLQERTIAEKMDRQLTHRGAARSITALGAMLAHEIKNPLSGIRGAAQLLEGSISDDDRMLTQLICDETDRIVKLVERVELFGDERPSERDAVNVHDVLDHVKRLAQSGFARHIRFTETYDPSLPPVAGNRDQLVQVLLNLVKNAAEAIGEGALDGEITLTTAYRPGIRLQVPGSTERIALPLEIAVRDNGPGVPPDLVQHLFDPFVTTKAQGSGLGLALVAKVIGDHGGIVECESVPRRTHFRILLPLHQLRSGQAT from the coding sequence ATGCCGGTGCTGGTGATCGGCGAGGGCCATGCCGTGCTCTACGCCAACACGGCGGCAGAGGATTTCTTCCAGTCGAGCGCCGCCCTGCTCAAGCGCCAGCGCATCGATGACCTCATCGCCTTCGGCTCGCCCGTTCTGGGCCTGATCGAGGAGGTGCAGCGCCGTGGCGCCAGCGTCAGCGAGTACCGTCTCGATCTCGGCACGCCGCGCCTCGGAACCGATCACATCGTCGACGTCTTTGCCTCTCCCTTGCCCAGCCAGGGCGACGCGGTCGTGCTGATGCTGCAGGAACGGACAATTGCCGAAAAAATGGACAGGCAATTGACGCATCGAGGGGCAGCGCGCTCAATCACCGCGCTCGGCGCCATGCTGGCCCATGAGATCAAGAACCCGCTGTCGGGCATCCGGGGCGCCGCGCAATTGCTCGAAGGCTCGATCTCAGACGACGATCGGATGCTGACGCAATTGATCTGCGACGAGACCGACCGGATCGTGAAGCTGGTCGAGCGCGTCGAATTGTTCGGCGACGAGCGGCCGAGCGAACGCGATGCTGTGAACGTCCATGACGTGCTCGACCATGTGAAGCGCCTGGCCCAGTCGGGCTTCGCCCGGCATATCCGCTTCACCGAGACCTATGATCCGTCGCTGCCGCCCGTCGCCGGCAATCGCGACCAACTCGTCCAGGTGCTGCTCAACCTCGTCAAGAACGCTGCCGAGGCCATCGGCGAGGGGGCTTTGGATGGCGAGATCACGCTGACCACCGCCTATCGCCCGGGCATCCGCCTGCAGGTGCCGGGATCCACGGAGCGCATCGCGCTGCCGCTCGAGATCGCGGTGCGCGACAACGGGCCGGGCGTGCCGCCCGACCTGGTGCAACACCTGTTCGATCCCTTCGTCACCACCAAGGCTCAGGGAAGTGGCCTTGGACTTGCACTTGTCGCCAAGGTGATCGGCGATCACGGCGGAATCGTCGAGTGCGAATCCGTTCCGCGCCGGACGCATTTCAGGATCCTCCTGCCCCTGCACCAGCTCAGGTCGGGACAGGCAACGTAA
- the ntrC gene encoding nitrogen regulation protein NR(I) — MPTGHILVADDDAAIRTVLNQALARAGYEVRTTGQAATLWTWAAQGLGDLIITDVVMPDGNAFDLLPRIKRVRPELPIIVMSAQNTFMTAIKASERGAYEYLPKPFDLKELVAIVGRAMSRPRGETARGHAAEPEDIPLIGRSPAMQDVYRALARLMPIDLTVMINGESGTGKELVARALHDYGKRKNGPFVAINMAAIPKDLIESELFGHEKGAFTGALTRSSGRFEQAEGGTLFLDEIGDMPMEAQTRLLRVLQQGEYTTVGGRTPIKTNVRIVAATNKDLRISIAQGLFREDLFFRLNVVPIRLPPLRERIEDIPDLVRHFFTLVEKEGLPRKQVDSEAMDVMRQYRWPGNVRELENLVRRLAALYPQETITAPIIEAELQPAAVGPGFTSSSPVASERAETLSGSVERHLGQYFGGFGDNIPPPGLYHRILREIEPPLIAAALAATRGNQIRAAELLGLNRNTLRKKIRELDMQVVRSPR; from the coding sequence ATGCCGACCGGTCACATCCTCGTCGCCGACGACGACGCCGCGATCCGCACCGTCCTGAACCAGGCGCTGGCCCGGGCGGGCTATGAAGTCAGGACCACGGGCCAGGCCGCCACGCTCTGGACCTGGGCGGCCCAGGGGCTGGGCGACCTGATCATCACCGATGTCGTCATGCCGGACGGGAACGCCTTCGACCTGCTGCCGCGCATCAAGCGGGTACGGCCCGAACTGCCGATCATCGTGATGAGCGCGCAGAACACCTTCATGACGGCGATCAAGGCCTCCGAACGCGGCGCCTACGAATATCTGCCCAAGCCCTTCGACCTGAAGGAGCTCGTCGCCATCGTCGGGCGCGCGATGTCGCGACCGCGCGGCGAGACGGCACGCGGCCACGCGGCCGAGCCCGAGGATATCCCGCTCATCGGCCGCTCGCCGGCGATGCAGGACGTCTATCGCGCGCTGGCGCGACTGATGCCGATCGACCTGACCGTGATGATCAACGGCGAATCCGGAACCGGCAAGGAATTGGTGGCGCGCGCGCTGCACGATTACGGCAAGCGCAAGAACGGCCCCTTCGTCGCGATCAACATGGCGGCTATCCCGAAGGACCTGATCGAATCCGAACTGTTCGGCCATGAGAAGGGCGCCTTCACCGGGGCGCTGACGCGCTCGTCCGGCCGCTTCGAGCAGGCGGAGGGCGGCACGCTCTTCCTCGACGAGATCGGCGACATGCCGATGGAGGCCCAGACTCGCCTGCTGCGCGTGCTTCAGCAGGGCGAGTACACCACGGTCGGCGGGCGGACCCCGATCAAGACCAATGTCCGCATCGTCGCCGCCACCAACAAGGACCTGCGCATCTCGATCGCGCAGGGCCTGTTCCGCGAGGACCTGTTTTTCCGACTGAACGTCGTGCCGATCCGCCTGCCGCCCCTGCGCGAGCGCATCGAGGACATTCCCGATCTCGTCCGCCATTTCTTCACGCTGGTCGAGAAGGAGGGGCTGCCGCGCAAGCAGGTCGATTCGGAAGCCATGGACGTGATGCGGCAGTACCGCTGGCCGGGGAACGTCCGCGAACTGGAGAATCTGGTCCGGCGCCTGGCCGCGCTCTATCCGCAGGAGACGATCACCGCTCCGATCATCGAGGCCGAGCTCCAGCCGGCAGCGGTGGGGCCGGGCTTCACCAGCAGCAGCCCTGTAGCGTCCGAACGCGCGGAGACGCTCTCCGGCTCGGTCGAGCGCCATCTCGGCCAGTATTTCGGCGGATTCGGCGACAATATCCCGCCTCCGGGGCTCTATCACCGCATTCTGCGCGAAATCGAGCCGCCCTTGATCGCGGCGGCGCTTGCCGCGACGCGCGGCAACCAGATTCGCGCCGCGGAGCTGCTCGGGCTCAATCGCAACACGCTGCGCAAGAAGATTCGCGAGCTCGACATGCAGGTGGTGCGCTCGCCGCGCTGA
- the hflX gene encoding GTPase HflX, translating to MERDIAANTRAFVVGPYLQKRGIAVDANQRSFAARLDEAVGLAAAIDLTVVEPVQVLLTALRPATYLGKGKVEELAERIKIEEIGLVVMDCALSPVQQRNLEKAFGCKVIDRTGLILEIFGRRARTKEGALQVELAHLNYQKSRLVRSWTHLERQRGGFGFLGGPGETQIEADRRIIQERMTKIERDLESVKRTRSLHRASRKRVPYPIVALVGYTNAGKSTLFNRLTSADVLAQDMLFATLDPTARAIKLPHGARIMLSDTVGFISDLPTQLVAAFRATLEDAIEADVLLHVRDVAHEDTQAQAADVQAILRDLGINPDDGQRVIEVWNKADLLDPAERERQLGIATLRPDGSRPVLVSALTGEGIERLTRSIETRIAHSRPVYTLELAPGDGKSLAWLHANGEILRREDGEDGGLKLVVRLPPEREGAFTARFPEAARQG from the coding sequence ATCGAACGCGACATCGCGGCGAATACGCGCGCCTTCGTCGTGGGACCCTATCTTCAGAAGCGCGGCATCGCCGTCGATGCCAACCAGCGTTCCTTCGCGGCGCGGCTGGACGAGGCTGTCGGCCTCGCCGCGGCGATCGACCTCACCGTGGTCGAGCCGGTGCAGGTGCTGCTGACCGCGTTGCGCCCCGCGACCTATCTCGGCAAGGGCAAGGTCGAGGAGCTGGCCGAGCGCATCAAGATCGAGGAGATCGGGCTCGTCGTGATGGACTGCGCCCTGTCGCCGGTCCAGCAGCGCAATCTCGAAAAGGCCTTCGGCTGCAAGGTCATCGACCGCACCGGCCTGATCCTCGAGATCTTCGGCCGGCGGGCGCGCACCAAGGAGGGCGCGCTCCAGGTCGAGCTCGCGCATCTCAACTACCAGAAGAGCCGGTTGGTGCGGTCCTGGACCCACCTTGAACGCCAGCGCGGCGGCTTCGGCTTCCTCGGCGGCCCCGGCGAAACCCAGATCGAGGCCGACCGCCGCATCATCCAGGAGCGGATGACCAAGATCGAGCGCGATCTGGAGAGCGTGAAGCGCACCCGCTCGCTGCATCGCGCCAGCCGGAAACGCGTGCCTTATCCGATCGTTGCGCTGGTCGGCTATACCAATGCCGGCAAGTCGACGCTGTTCAACCGGCTGACCTCGGCCGATGTCCTGGCGCAGGACATGCTCTTCGCCACGCTCGACCCGACGGCGCGCGCGATCAAGCTGCCGCATGGCGCGCGGATCATGCTCTCCGACACGGTCGGCTTCATCTCCGACCTGCCGACGCAGCTCGTCGCCGCTTTCCGCGCAACGCTGGAGGATGCGATCGAAGCCGACGTCTTGCTGCATGTCCGCGACGTCGCGCATGAGGACACACAGGCGCAGGCCGCCGACGTGCAGGCTATCCTGCGCGATCTCGGTATCAACCCGGACGACGGCCAGCGCGTCATCGAGGTCTGGAACAAGGCCGACCTGCTCGATCCCGCAGAGCGCGAACGCCAGCTCGGCATTGCGACGCTCAGGCCGGATGGATCGCGCCCGGTGCTGGTCTCGGCATTGACCGGCGAGGGCATCGAGCGCCTGACGCGTTCGATCGAGACGCGGATCGCGCATAGCCGCCCGGTCTACACGCTGGAACTCGCGCCGGGAGACGGCAAGTCGCTCGCCTGGCTGCATGCCAATGGCGAAATCCTTCGGCGCGAGGATGGTGAGGATGGCGGGCTGAAGCTCGTTGTGCGTCTGCCGCCCGAGCGGGAAGGGGCTTTCACGGCGCGGTTTCCGGAGGCTGCGCGGCAGGGATAA
- a CDS encoding sigma-54-dependent transcriptional regulator yields MSADILVVDDEVDIRDLVAGLLEDEGYRTRKAGSADEALAAIASRRPNLVFLDIWLQGSRLDGLQVLELIKENHPDLAVVMISGHGNIETAVSAIKSGAYDFIEKPFKADRLVLVAERALEASRLRREVRELKTRSVQADRIVGRTTVVNQLRQTIERVAPTNARVLITGEPGCGKELAARTLHGASTRSSGPFVVINAATITPETMEEELFGVEGGDGRGRRIGALEEAHGGSLYIDEIGDMPRETQNRILRVLVDQNFQRVGGATRVHVDVRVISSSSRDLAQLIADGHFREDLYHRLSVVPIKVPPLSERREDVPELIEFFMDQISVASGLPKRQIGSDAMAVLQSHEWPGNIRELRNNVERLMILTKGDPTAEVTIEMLPAEVGAMVPTTPSGSGGERLMSLPLRDAREIFEREYLIAQIARFSGNISRTAEFIGMERSALHRKLKSLGVG; encoded by the coding sequence ATGAGCGCTGACATCCTGGTAGTGGACGACGAAGTCGATATCCGCGATCTGGTCGCCGGCCTGCTGGAGGACGAGGGCTACCGCACCCGCAAGGCCGGCTCCGCCGACGAGGCGCTGGCCGCGATCGCATCGCGCCGGCCGAACCTCGTCTTCCTCGATATCTGGCTGCAGGGCAGCCGGCTCGACGGTCTGCAGGTGCTGGAGCTGATCAAGGAGAACCATCCCGATCTTGCGGTCGTTATGATCTCCGGCCACGGCAACATCGAGACCGCCGTCTCGGCGATCAAGAGCGGTGCCTACGACTTCATCGAGAAGCCGTTCAAGGCCGACCGGCTGGTGCTGGTCGCGGAGCGCGCGCTGGAGGCCTCGCGCCTGCGCCGCGAGGTCCGCGAGCTCAAGACCCGCTCGGTCCAGGCCGACCGCATCGTTGGCCGCACCACGGTCGTCAACCAGCTTCGCCAGACGATCGAGCGCGTCGCGCCGACCAATGCGCGCGTGCTGATCACCGGCGAGCCGGGCTGCGGCAAGGAATTGGCAGCGCGCACGCTGCATGGCGCCTCGACCCGGTCGAGCGGCCCCTTCGTCGTCATCAACGCGGCGACGATCACGCCCGAGACGATGGAGGAGGAGCTGTTCGGCGTCGAGGGCGGCGACGGGCGCGGGCGCCGGATCGGCGCGCTCGAAGAGGCCCATGGCGGCTCGCTCTATATCGACGAGATCGGCGACATGCCGCGCGAGACGCAGAACCGCATCCTGCGCGTGCTGGTGGACCAGAATTTCCAGCGCGTCGGCGGCGCGACGCGCGTCCATGTCGATGTCCGCGTCATCTCCTCGTCTAGTCGCGATCTGGCGCAGCTCATCGCCGACGGGCATTTCCGCGAGGACCTCTATCACCGCCTCAGCGTCGTGCCGATCAAGGTGCCGCCGCTGTCGGAGCGGCGCGAGGACGTGCCGGAGCTGATCGAGTTCTTCATGGACCAGATCTCGGTCGCGAGCGGGCTGCCGAAGCGCCAGATCGGCAGCGACGCCATGGCGGTGCTGCAGTCGCATGAATGGCCCGGCAACATCCGCGAGCTGCGCAACAATGTCGAACGGCTGATGATCCTGACCAAGGGCGACCCCACCGCCGAGGTCACGATCGAGATGCTGCCGGCCGAGGTCGGCGCCATGGTGCCGACGACGCCGTCGGGCTCCGGCGGCGAGCGCCTGATGAGCCTGCCGCTGCGCGACGCACGCGAGATATTCGAGCGCGAATACCTGATCGCGCAGATCGCGCGCTTCTCCGGCAACATCTCGCGCACGGCCGAATTCATCGGCATGGAGCGCTCGGCGCTGCACCGGAAATTGAAGTCGCTCGGCGTCGGCTGA
- the dusB gene encoding tRNA dihydrouridine synthase DusB: MSGVTDIVMRRLAARSHAGVVVSEMVASDEFVRGSEEARIRAEGEGVSPHVVQLAGCDPYWMGEAARLAEANGADIVDINMGCPAKKVTGGWAGSALMRDLDHAVALVEAAVAATNVPVTVKMRLGWDDASRNAPELARRAVDAGARMITVHGRTRQQFYKGTADWRAIAAVRAVGDFPLVANGDIHDVMDARDCLDQSGADFVMVGRAALGRPWLVGAIGAALDGRAFRPLALAEKLALACEHYEGLLALIGVAHGVRHARKHLAAYADDAVADGCEPDAELRRSLLTSDEPKQVLAALAGLFSTDRNREAA, translated from the coding sequence ATGTCCGGCGTGACCGACATCGTCATGCGCCGGCTCGCGGCCCGCAGCCATGCCGGAGTCGTGGTGTCGGAGATGGTCGCGTCCGACGAATTCGTCCGCGGCAGCGAGGAAGCGAGAATCCGCGCCGAGGGCGAGGGCGTGTCGCCGCATGTCGTGCAACTCGCCGGCTGCGATCCGTACTGGATGGGGGAAGCAGCGCGGCTGGCCGAGGCCAACGGCGCCGATATCGTCGATATCAACATGGGCTGCCCGGCCAAGAAGGTGACGGGTGGCTGGGCCGGCTCCGCCCTGATGCGCGATCTCGACCATGCCGTCGCGCTGGTCGAGGCTGCGGTGGCCGCCACCAATGTGCCGGTGACGGTCAAGATGCGGCTCGGCTGGGACGATGCCTCCCGCAACGCGCCCGAGCTCGCCCGACGGGCAGTCGACGCGGGCGCGCGGATGATCACGGTCCATGGCCGCACGCGCCAGCAATTCTACAAGGGCACAGCCGATTGGCGGGCGATCGCGGCGGTGCGGGCGGTCGGAGATTTCCCCCTGGTGGCCAATGGCGACATCCATGACGTCATGGATGCGCGCGACTGCCTCGACCAATCCGGCGCCGATTTCGTCATGGTGGGACGTGCCGCGCTCGGCCGGCCCTGGCTGGTCGGCGCGATCGGCGCCGCACTCGACGGACGCGCCTTCCGGCCGTTGGCGCTGGCCGAGAAGCTGGCCCTGGCCTGCGAGCATTACGAAGGGCTGCTCGCCCTGATCGGGGTCGCGCATGGCGTGCGCCATGCCCGCAAGCATCTGGCGGCCTATGCGGATGATGCAGTCGCCGATGGCTGCGAGCCCGATGCGGAACTACGCCGCAGCCTTCTGACCTCAGACGAGCCCAAGCAGGTCCTGGCCGCGCTGGCGGGCCTGTTTTCGACCGATCGCAATCGCGAAGCGGCCTGA
- a CDS encoding sensor histidine kinase NtrY-like, which yields MMPRGEEKSRRVSGWVGGIVVALALISALVTFLVLSGATPIVPVHEVVVGVFVLNALLILVLIVVVAIEAAVLIRARKAGAAAAGLHVRIVGLFSIIAALPAVLVAIIATVTIERGLEPWFSDRMRDAVFKSVEVADAYAASQCRSLGREIRVLADDLSRAKPAYDVDRKWFENFLTTRATALGLPVAAIMQPPDKVVIRANINVLRDPPMPDQAAFDDAKAAPEPICVIPRTGTVFGAVVKLPAYDNSFLHVAREVDPLAVEFPSVARGAAVEYLSIDARRKGVQIAFASMYGLIALILLLSAIWLGLSFANGLVAPIRRMIDATDQVSSGNFYVQVPIRRSEGDLAHLGETFNKMTAELRRQRDSLVTASEVIDRRRRFTETVLSGVSSGVLSLDGDGHVTTINRSAENLLGTGGRLLGKPIGEIAPEVAGFVTEALQNRQRQSSGQVAFTRAGQDRMVNIRAVREGEGIGAGLVVTLDDITDLVSAQRTAAWADVARRIAHEIKNPLTPIQLSAERIKRRFGRVITEGKDVFDQCTDTIVRQVEDIRRMVDEFSSFARMPKPSLAREDIVETVRQIVFLWRVGNPETTIAETLPAETVLARFDRRLISQALTNVIKNATEAIEAVPADERGQGRIDVQMARLDDGRIVIDVIDNGKGLPADQRQKLLEPYMTTREGGTGLGLAIVGKILEDHGGGIELLDRPDAASGARGARIRLWFPETGPAQDSEGGDAAAQPENGSRNMDDGKNGIRL from the coding sequence ATGATGCCGCGCGGCGAGGAGAAATCCCGCCGCGTATCCGGCTGGGTCGGCGGGATCGTCGTCGCGCTGGCCTTGATCTCAGCGCTGGTTACCTTCCTGGTGCTGTCGGGCGCCACGCCGATCGTGCCCGTACACGAGGTCGTGGTCGGCGTATTCGTGCTGAATGCGCTGCTGATCCTGGTGCTGATCGTCGTCGTGGCGATCGAGGCCGCCGTGCTGATCCGTGCCCGCAAGGCGGGAGCGGCGGCGGCGGGTCTGCATGTCCGCATCGTCGGCCTGTTCAGCATCATCGCCGCCCTGCCGGCCGTGCTCGTCGCCATCATCGCCACCGTCACGATCGAGCGCGGGCTGGAGCCGTGGTTCTCCGACCGGATGCGCGATGCGGTGTTCAAGTCGGTCGAGGTCGCCGATGCCTATGCCGCCAGCCAGTGCCGCTCGCTCGGCCGCGAAATCCGCGTGCTCGCCGATGACCTGAGCCGGGCGAAGCCGGCCTATGACGTCGACCGCAAATGGTTCGAGAACTTCCTGACGACGCGCGCGACGGCGCTCGGCCTGCCCGTCGCCGCGATCATGCAGCCGCCGGACAAGGTGGTCATTCGCGCCAATATCAACGTGCTGCGCGATCCGCCCATGCCGGATCAGGCGGCCTTCGACGATGCCAAGGCGGCGCCTGAGCCGATCTGCGTCATCCCGCGGACGGGAACCGTCTTCGGCGCCGTGGTGAAGCTGCCGGCCTATGACAACAGCTTCCTGCATGTCGCACGCGAGGTCGATCCGCTCGCCGTCGAATTCCCCTCTGTCGCACGCGGCGCCGCCGTCGAGTATCTTTCGATAGACGCCCGCCGGAAGGGCGTGCAGATCGCCTTCGCCTCGATGTACGGGCTGATCGCGCTGATCCTGCTGCTCTCGGCGATCTGGCTGGGCCTGAGTTTCGCCAACGGGCTGGTCGCGCCGATCCGCCGGATGATCGATGCGACCGACCAGGTCTCGAGCGGAAATTTCTACGTCCAGGTGCCGATCCGACGATCGGAGGGCGATCTTGCCCATCTCGGCGAGACCTTCAACAAGATGACGGCGGAGCTGCGTCGCCAGCGCGACAGCCTGGTGACGGCGAGCGAGGTCATCGACCGGCGCCGGCGCTTCACCGAGACGGTCCTGTCCGGCGTCTCCTCCGGCGTGCTCAGCCTCGACGGCGACGGCCATGTCACCACGATCAATCGCTCGGCCGAGAACCTGCTCGGGACCGGCGGGCGCCTGCTCGGCAAGCCGATCGGCGAGATCGCGCCCGAGGTGGCAGGCTTCGTCACGGAAGCCCTGCAGAACCGGCAGCGCCAGAGCTCCGGCCAGGTCGCCTTCACGCGCGCCGGCCAGGACCGCATGGTCAATATCCGCGCGGTCAGGGAAGGCGAGGGGATCGGGGCCGGGCTCGTGGTGACGCTCGACGATATCACCGACCTGGTTTCCGCCCAGCGCACGGCCGCCTGGGCCGACGTCGCCCGCCGCATCGCGCACGAGATCAAGAACCCGCTAACGCCGATCCAGCTTTCGGCCGAGCGCATCAAGCGCCGCTTCGGCCGCGTCATCACCGAGGGCAAGGACGTCTTCGACCAATGCACCGACACGATCGTGCGGCAGGTCGAGGACATCAGGCGCATGGTCGACGAGTTCTCCTCCTTCGCCCGCATGCCGAAGCCCTCGCTCGCCCGCGAGGACATCGTCGAGACTGTCCGCCAGATCGTCTTCCTTTGGCGCGTCGGCAATCCCGAGACGACGATCGCGGAGACGTTGCCGGCCGAGACGGTCCTGGCGCGCTTCGACCGGCGCCTGATCTCGCAGGCGCTGACCAATGTCATCAAGAATGCGACCGAGGCGATCGAGGCCGTGCCGGCCGACGAACGCGGGCAGGGCCGCATCGACGTCCAGATGGCCCGGCTCGACGACGGCCGGATCGTCATCGACGTCATCGACAACGGCAAGGGCCTGCCGGCCGACCAGCGCCAGAAGCTGCTCGAGCCCTATATGACGACGCGCGAGGGCGGGACGGGCCTCGGGCTCGCCATCGTCGGCAAGATCCTGGAGGACCATGGCGGCGGAATCGAACTGCTCGACCGGCCGGACGCCGCTAGCGGCGCACGGGGGGCGCGCATCCGCCTCTGGTTCCCCGAGACGGGGCCGGCGCAGGACTCAGAGGGTGGCGATGCGGCCGCCCAGCCGGAAAACGGCTCGCGCAACATGGATGATGGGAAGAATGGGATACGCCTATGA
- the arfB gene encoding alternative ribosome rescue aminoacyl-tRNA hydrolase ArfB yields MIQATPSIAIDESEIEESFVRASGPGGQHVNKVSSAVQIRFDVRRSPSLPNDVAIRLMKLAGSKLTQEGVIVIVAQAHRSQKRNREEAVERLLELIRAAAVRPQVRRATKPTKASKERRLASKEKRSGVKAGRQKPASD; encoded by the coding sequence ATGATTCAAGCCACCCCGTCCATCGCGATCGACGAGAGCGAGATCGAGGAAAGCTTCGTGCGCGCCTCCGGTCCGGGCGGCCAGCACGTCAACAAGGTGTCGAGCGCGGTTCAGATCCGCTTCGACGTGCGCCGTTCGCCGTCGCTGCCGAACGATGTTGCGATCCGCCTGATGAAGCTCGCCGGGAGCAAGCTGACGCAGGAGGGCGTGATCGTCATCGTCGCGCAGGCCCATCGCAGCCAGAAGCGCAATCGCGAGGAGGCAGTGGAGCGCCTGCTGGAATTGATCCGGGCCGCCGCCGTGCGTCCACAGGTTCGCCGCGCGACGAAGCCGACCAAGGCCTCGAAGGAACGCCGACTCGCGTCCAAGGAAAAGCGTTCCGGCGTCAAAGCCGGCCGGCAGAAGCCGGCCTCCGACTAG